ctgcctctttgcccagctcacctctgcagTGTGAGAGGTGTCCcactgctgagggcactgctgcagccccctgcagcccctgctctcTGTCCCACTGCCCAGCTCACCCCAGCAACAAGTCCAATGCCtacctcaccctcactgcactGCACCCCACTGCCCACCCCCACCCCGGGCAGCACCCTGCCTCTCTCACCCTAACTGCTCCTTGTCTCCCAcccccctggcagtgctgtgtgccagctgcCCGTGGCAGCCCTCTCATTGTCCTCTGAATGGCTCAGAGACAACCCTGTGTCCTCCTCTTGGCCATctcacagcactgcacccagtgcccagctccagtggcacactgctgggtgtgctctctgcagttcctgggctgccctgctcctttgGCAGTGCTTTCCCTGCCGTGGGGCTTTGTGCACCCCCCTGAAGGCACCATGCATGTTGCCCTCCCTGTGGGTGCTTTGCAGCCCAGAGGagaggtcctgctgctgcctggcagggggaggggatgAGTGTGGGctggtagcagcagcagcttgtgctgaagagctgggcagggagaaaaatCAATGAAATTCAACATGGACAAGTGTaggatcctgcacctgggaaagagcaaccccatggacagtgcaggatgggggctgagctgttggaaagcagctgtgagGAAAGGATTCAGGAGTGCTGGTGGTCAGCAGgatggccaggagccagcaatttGCCCTGGTGGCTAagaggccaaaggcatcctggggtcagttaagaggagtgtggccagcaggtccagggaggttctcctgtctCTCCACACTGATAAGGCCTCATCTGGGGtcctgtgtctagttctgggctccctagctcaagaaggacaaagagactggagagagtccagtgcaggagccactgagatgctgagggcactggaacagctctcatgtgaggagaggctgagagctggggctggggagcctggagaagaggaggctgaggagggatctcatcaatgactacaaatatctaaggggtggctgtcaggaggatggggccaggctctgctcagtggtgcccaggggcaggacaagAGCTACTGAGCATAAACTTgaccataggaagttccatccaaacatgaggaagaactcctttactttgagggtgccagagcctggagcaggctgcccagagaggctgtggagtctccttctctgtagatcttcaaggcccacctggatgtactcctgtgtgacctgccctgtgtgccctgccctggcaggggacttggactgggtgatctccagagctcccttccaacccctaccactctgtgattctgtgactgtgctgGCAACAAGTGTCCCTCCTCAAGCCTTGGTACCTGCCCAGAGGGAGGGTGTTGGCTGCAGAagggacagctctgctctgctggttgCCTGGTGGGAGGCACAAACTCTATCTGCTGCAGACCCTGCTCTGTCTCCCCAAGAAAAGGCTTCCAGGGgaactgctctgcagtgctcaaAGCCCCTCAGGCACTGtgagggctgtgagcagcactgagtgggctctgccagggctgcagaaactgtgccagggctctCCCAGGGGCTGAGGGATCTGTGCCACTGCTTCTTTGCTGTGGATATAGCTGTGCCAGGGCTTTGTGGGCAGGGGGAGTTGTGCCAGGGATTTCCCAGGGTGGAGAGACCCACGGCAGTGCTCCATGGGGCCAGGAGAACTCTGCCAGGGCTccatggggcagggagagaTGCGCCAGGGCTTCCTCAGGGGTACAGCAAACTGTGCCAGGGCCTCCCTCtgaggggagaagcagctggattAGGACTCTTCCAGGGCAGAAGAAGATGTGCCAGTGCTCccccagggcagagggagctgtgccaggactCTTCCAGGGGCAGAGGGAGATGTGCCAGTGCTTaaccaggagcagagggagctgtgccagggctccaCGGGGCAGAGAATACTGTGCCAGGGCTCCACAGGGCAGAGGATGCTCTGCCAGGACTCTCCCAAGACACAGAGGTCTGTGCCGGTGCTCACCCAGAGGCAGAGAGAAGTGCTGGGACCCCCTGGGGAAAACGTGTGCTCTGTCTGGGCCCCCTCatggcagctggagctgtgcctgggctTCATGGGGCACAGGACCTGTGTTGTGGTCCCCCAGGGCAACCGGCTGCGGTGGCAGCAAGGGTTCCCCAGGGGATGCCCTGCCAAGGACCCTGTGGTGTcatcagcttccacccattgcccagCTGGGGCACTCGTGCCTCTCCAGGCAGGCCCCCGTGGTACCCAccctgggtggcagcagccccaggctgagGGGCGAGGACTCAGCCTGGCTGCCCGCCCGCAGCCCAGCGCGGAGGCACAGCCGTGCCCGGGGTGCCCCCGACTCACCGGCGCGGGGCGCAGGCAGGCGCCGTGCGGGGAGCCGCCTTGGCCGTCGGGCGGAGCGCCGGGGGACAGCGACAGCAGGTAGTGGCTGTTGGGGGAGGGCGGCAGGCTGATGTGCTGGGGGCTCTTGGCAGGCCCCAGGGGAGAGTGCTGGGGGGAGCACTGGGGGCTGAGGAAGgtggaggaggtgatggagccctgcccCGCGGGCTCCAGGCAGCGGCTCACGGCGTGGGGCAGCTGCACCCCGCAGTTACTCAGCTTCTccgagctgctgccctgccccttCAAGGCCGTCTGTTTGGAGGCAAAGGGGCAGCTGGACACTGCGTTTTCTTGCTTGATGGGGACACCAAAGAAGTGCTGAgggggctgctgcttctcctccaggccgctgcttctctttctcttctggagCTGCATCCGCAGCTCTTccacctgcctctgctcctgctgcagcttccacGTCAGTTCGTTGATCACCTTCTGCTTCTCCACCAGCATCTTGTCTTTCTCCGTGTCGACCccttccagctccagctggatgCTGCCTCCGTTCATGCTGCCCATGAGGCTTTCCTCCGCGCCGCCGTGCACCGGGGAGGGCTGGAGCCCGAACTGCGGGGAGGCCATGGGGCCGTCGTTGAAGGTGTCTGGCAAAGAGCCGCTCACGGAGAGGTCGGAGGAGGCCGGGGAGATGGGGGgggtggagctggtgctgccgAAGTGGTAGAAGCCGTTGGATAACATGCCGGTGGAGGACTGCGGCTGGTAGCcgggcagggagctggctggTGTGACCGGGAAGGTGACGGTGGTGATCTCGCTGAAGCTGGGCACGGCGCCGCCGCCGCACTCCTGGAACGGCCGCAGCCGGTCCATCAGCGCCGTCTTGGTTCCCGACACGGGCAAGCCTCGGATCCggagctgctgcctcagctctgACACCTAGAGGGAAAGCCACCGACCGTCAGCCCCGGGGGCAGATCAGCCCTTTGGAAGCCAAACCTTCCGACCAGAAGCCTGAGctcacaggcagagcagaggtctgGCCCCTCAGCTGCTTGCTGTCAGCAGCCCTGACCACTTGCTGCACAGCCCTGACCACTGCCTGTCCTGCAGCATCTCAACTTTTCCTAACAGGAAAAGCCTCCCTTCTTCCTCGAGGAAACCAGCAGTGGTCCTTGGGACATGGAGGTAACACAAGATTCACCTCCTGGCAGTAGgtgacatagaatcacaggaagagacctttaaggtcatccagtccaagcactgccagggcaccactaacccatggccctcagcaccacagctccatggctttgaaacctctccagggatgaggacaccaccactgccctgggcagcctgggccagcctttgataacccttttggggaagaaactgttcttcatgtccaacctaaacatcccctagTACAATCTGAGGCCTAttgcttgctccttgggagaagagaccaacccccaccctcctctcaggaagttgtagagagtgatgaggtctcccctaagcctcctttCCACTTGAGCAGAAGGCTTTCACACTGACCAGGAGCTAGCTGATGGCATCCTTTAGCTCAGAGAATGTGACCCCATGCCTTGGAGGGAAATACTCCATGGTAAGACATCTGCACATGGTTGAGGCATCTGAGCTGGGGCATTTCTGTGGCCAAACTCAAGTTATCTCTCCCTCACCTTATTGCCTCCAGGTCTCTAGGGGCTCCTCAAAGGACTTGGCCTTCCCCATGGCTGAGGCCTCATGAGCAGAGCATAAAAGGACTGTTGGTGTCAGTGATtgtccctcctgccctgcctgccttgcCTCCATGTGAGACTGAGCTGCAgtgcccacagctgcagcctgcaggagatgcCTGCTTGTGCAGAGAcctgagctggcctggctgcAGTGACCCCTGAGAAGCTGAGTGGAGGTTGTGCTGGCCTCAGCCTCTGGATGGTTTGCTAGCAGCACCCATGATGTCCACCATAAAGCCACAGAAGGTGTGGAGCCacgagctgcaggagcagagattGTCCTCTAGCAACTGAGCTGCTGGCCTGGCCTGCAGCCATCTCAAGTCATAGCTAAGGCTACATGCTCTGGAGCAAGGCACACACAGgccacctgcagagcagcaaaaccATGCCTTCAGCCACTGCCATGGTGACCAGCTCTGGTGTGATGTCCTCCTGGCTGTGCTCATGCCATGGTggctctgcagtgccagctcagcctctggcactgcactgcactgcactgcactgcacatTTCAGGGGCAGCAAGGCACATTTGGGCAGCATGACCCTGCTCCTGCACCAACAACGTTTGTACTCACCTTCAGATCATCCAGGTTGGATGGCAGAGGGCCTGGCTTGATAGAGGAGACACAAGTCTGGCCTGAGAAGGTGGTTTTCACAGGAGAGAGAGGGGTGCTGGTGACAGAAGATGATGAAGAATTTGAGCTTTTGACCATTTGCTCACTGGATTGCCTGAAATAACAAAGCAGAGGTTGgtctctgtgcccagctgtACCATCTCTTTATTCCCTTGGGGCTGCTGCCTCCTATAATAGGAGGACTGAAGGGCTGCCAACCCCAAGGAAAACCAGGCTGGGCTGTAAGGAGATTGCTGATGACCCACCAGCAGGTCACTGGTGCCCAAGCCAGTGCACAAAGCCAGAATGGCTCTGCAGAGACTGCTATGCCCCTGGTCAGTGGTTCTACAGAGACTGCTGTGCCCCTGGTCAGTGGCTCTGCAGAGACTGCTGTGCCCTGGTTTGTGTTTCCCTTGCATacctccaccccccctgcactgCCTCAGATGGGtacagcaggagaagtgtggggAGAGCCAGGACTaacccctgctgtgggcacagtGCCACTCACTTTATCTGGCCTTGGTGCATCCCTGGATAGCTGaagtgctgctgttgctgctgctgctgctggctgagaatctggagctgcaggaagagctgctgctgctggaggagcctgGCATAGGCAGAGTCCATGGGTGGAGGAgacttctctgccttctggtCCGGGGGGATGTATTGGTGATACTTCAGCTTCTTCACCTTGGGCTTGGTGTCCTTGGGCTTTTTGTGACGGTTCTTGTTGTCACTGGAGGATTTGGACTGCTGGTCCAAGAAGGAGAGGCAttagctgggagaagagctccTGCCACCCCCGTGGGAACTCAGAGGCCAAGGACAGAGcaagggcagctcctgctgccaccctgaCACTCcagctccaagagctgctgagcCTGCACATGGGGGActcctcagggctgcctctCAGTTGTGCTGGAGAGCACATGAGATAAAGGACTCTCCTTGCCTGGAAGGTGCTTCAGTGTTGCCTTGAATCCCCTAGTCCCAGCCCCAGGGGATGTTCCCAGTGCAGCCCCAGGGGATGTTCCCAGTGCAGCCCCTGAGCAATCACCTCTAGCAAGGTGCAATGCCGCACCTCCTGCTGTTACAAATGGAACCTAACTGCAGCTTTTGACCACAAGGTTTAGCTCCCCCACATTGTCCAAGCCTTGAAGGCCAAACCCCCAGACCCCACACCGGTGGGGGACAGCACAAGGCACCTCAGACTTGGCCACAGCCAGGTGCCCATGGCAGTCTGGTAGCACAGGAGTAAGTTACCTTCACGGCAGAGGGCACTGCGAGGCTCgggctctcctgccctgctggctgcttggGGCTGTCACGctggctgccctgccctggggctgggtcCGTGGCATGGCTGT
The Indicator indicator isolate 239-I01 chromosome 29, UM_Iind_1.1, whole genome shotgun sequence genome window above contains:
- the MYOCD gene encoding LOW QUALITY PROTEIN: myocardin (The sequence of the model RefSeq protein was modified relative to this genomic sequence to represent the inferred CDS: inserted 1 base in 1 codon), whose translation is MNGVIKQDHLDHRSAPSGNEEEKTPKEKAASEVKGGSRLQPAPFAERKNVLQLRLQQRRTREQLAEQGIMPPLKSPSTFHEQRKSLERAKTEDYLKHKIRSRPERSDLVNMHILQDSAAEGSIQSTQMKLKRARLADDLNEKIALRPGPLELVEKNIIPVDSSVKEAIKGTQVSFPKPADAFAFDEDSSNDGLSPEQARGQDSPGATEPAAGTKAPEPAPAGILQDHPHSADSHATDPAPGQGSQRDSPKQPAGQESPSLAVPSAVKQSKSSSDNKNRHKKPKDTKPKVKKLKYHQYIPPDQKAEKSPPPMDSAYARLLQQQQLFLQLQILSQQQQQQQQHFSYPGMHQGQIKQSSEQMVKSSNSSSSSVTSTPLSPVKTTFSGQTCVSSIKPGPLPSNLDDLKVSELRQQLRIRGLPVSGTKTALMDRLRPFQECGGGAVPSFSEITTVTFPVTPASSLPGYQPQSSTGMLSNGFYHFGSTSSTPPISPASSDLSVSGSLPDTFNDGPMASPQFGLQPSPVHGGAEESLMGSMNGGSIQLELEGVDTEKDKMLVEKQKVINELTWKLQQEQRQVEELRMQLQKRKRSSGLEEKQQPPQHFFGVPIKQENAVSSCPFASKQTALKGQGSSSEKLSNCGVQLPHAVSRCLEPAGQGSITSSTFLSPQCSPQHSPLGPAKSPQHISLPPSPNSHYLLSLSPGAPPDGQGGSPHGACLRPAPVKSQSGREFPTAPPSVCQPSPALSEXEQPLAHEDAGQQQMTRSQQMDELLDVLIESGEMPANAKEDRSCLQKVPQITVSTGSASAALPKPSAPFEQVSSAQLSFEHCPGSGDAHLEVLLNAHSPLGRVSEIALLKMGAEEPHFEGMMEGFSGKAADELLTSQEILQTPLSPMETQLSPAPADGPALQMSFTESPWETMEWLDLTPPSSATGFGSLTPAGPSIFNIDFLDVTDLSLNGSMDLHLQQW